One Gemmatimonadaceae bacterium genomic region harbors:
- a CDS encoding phosphotransferase family protein: protein MSFDSLLDRPAPVRDGESIPLDALRAWWEGTIGHVHSVEVEQFPRGFSNLTYLVRAGGDEYVLRRPPFGVQPGIAHDVLREGRLLAALRPAYPRVPAVVAICADAGVIGAPFVVMERVRGLIVRGTLPESLSFGATQLRALSASAVETLAGLHRVNWRVPGLETLAKPDGYVERQVGGWTRRWQAARTREVPGIERVVDWLAANAPATGDATLVHNDFKFDNLVLDPADPTRVRAVLDWEMATIGDPRLDLATTLGYWIEAGDPPPLVQLGIGITTLPGTWTREQVVAAWESATGRSAGAPVWLFVFGLFKVAVIAQQIFARYTAGHTRDPRFARLDTAVAALGALASRALDADRLSRL, encoded by the coding sequence TTGTCGTTCGACTCCCTGCTCGATCGTCCCGCTCCCGTCCGCGACGGTGAGTCCATTCCGCTCGACGCCCTGCGCGCGTGGTGGGAGGGGACCATTGGGCATGTGCATTCGGTCGAGGTGGAGCAGTTCCCGCGGGGGTTCTCGAACCTGACATATCTCGTGCGCGCGGGCGGCGACGAGTATGTGCTGCGCCGGCCGCCCTTCGGCGTGCAGCCCGGTATCGCGCATGACGTGCTGCGTGAAGGGCGCCTGCTCGCCGCGCTCCGTCCCGCCTATCCGCGGGTGCCGGCGGTCGTCGCGATCTGTGCCGACGCCGGCGTGATCGGCGCCCCGTTCGTCGTGATGGAACGGGTGCGCGGACTGATCGTGCGCGGCACGCTCCCCGAGTCACTCTCGTTTGGCGCCACGCAACTGCGCGCCCTGTCGGCGTCCGCCGTGGAGACCCTCGCCGGATTGCATCGCGTGAACTGGCGCGTGCCCGGCCTCGAGACGCTCGCGAAGCCCGACGGCTACGTGGAGCGGCAAGTGGGCGGGTGGACGCGCCGCTGGCAGGCCGCCCGAACCCGCGAGGTGCCCGGCATCGAGCGCGTCGTCGACTGGCTCGCCGCCAACGCCCCCGCGACCGGCGACGCCACGCTCGTGCACAACGACTTCAAGTTCGACAACCTCGTGCTCGACCCCGCCGATCCCACGCGCGTTCGCGCCGTGCTCGACTGGGAGATGGCGACCATCGGCGATCCGCGCCTCGACCTGGCCACGACGCTCGGCTATTGGATCGAAGCCGGCGATCCGCCGCCGCTGGTGCAGCTGGGCATCGGCATCACCACGCTGCCGGGCACCTGGACGCGCGAGCAGGTAGTCGCGGCGTGGGAGTCGGCGACGGGACGCAGCGCCGGCGCGCCGGTCTGGCTCTTCGTCTTCGGCCTGTTCAAGGTGGCGGTCATCGCACAGCAGATCTTCGCACGCTACACGGCCGGTCACACCAGGGATCCGCGCTTCGCCCGGCTCGATACCGCGGTGGCGGCTCTTGGCGCACTCGCGTCGCGCGCCCTCGATGCCGACCGGTTGTCGCGACTGTGA